One part of the Verrucomicrobiales bacterium genome encodes these proteins:
- a CDS encoding efflux RND transporter permease subunit gives MIDRILEFSMRQRGVVLLLTCALFAGGLWSAFQLPIDAVPDLTGVQVQINTEVPVMAPEESEKAVTRAIELEMQGLPGVSDMRSLTKFGLSQVTLTFDEGTDIYRARQLVGERLTSVVDSLPEGVAPQLAPISTGLGEIFYYTLHWKSDASARPADEQQALMELYDAQEYVVKPLLRQVAGVAEINSNGGHQRQVLVEPDLAALSNAGMTVSDLADVIRGNVENAGGGIVSKNGKQLTIRAVGRVGSPEEIAELPVKFGAAITPLRVKDLARVAVGAKYRTGAATMDGQEVVLGTVMMLSGRNARVVCQDVLPRLEGVREKLPSGMELTTVYDRSELVDRTIDTVKRNLFEGAVLVVVVLMALLGNWRAALIVALAIPLSFLFAISGMVRYEISGNLMSLGAVDFGLIIDGAVVMVENIVRQLAHRQKHLGRVLTAEERSHTVLSASKQVANPMFFGVLIITLVYVPILALTGIEGKMFRPMALTVMLALGGALLLALSLMPVLCSYVLVGRVEEKENILMRLARSAYRTSLVHALRLRWLTVGGAMALFAGAILLYGRLGAEFVPKLDEGAITAMVYREVGMSLEESLARELKVERIILEQFPEVTRVFSRIGTSEVATDPMAPNENDLYVFYRPLREWSRQQGRPQNKRELCEMIEKAVNAQVPGHEFEFAQPIEMRFNEMLEGSKAELSMKIYGADYDVLERLAEQSKAIIGAVPGGEATLEVNGRNSTLVLNVRRGELARRNLASSEVNRAVSVALGGETVGTMIEGNRRRDIVVRLPDDQRSDIDKIRAVPVRVGEYGLVPLGKIVEVTTVKTVEPIGHENAQRRVALMVNVKGRDMEGFVHECVARIKEQVQFPGGYTFEFGGQFENLQKARARLLVVVPAALVLILVLIFAAFRSLRQTFLIATGIPLALTGGIVALWLRGMPFSITAAVGFIALSGVAVLNGLVMITYFNQLREEGLELLEAVMEGALTRLRPVIMTAAVAALGFVPMAIATGAGAEVQRPLATVVIGGILSSTFLTLVLLPVLYAWFERRPDSDADASEASRLRRSPPRERRPSFQAVTPSSSAGTRADSAAEGLVE, from the coding sequence ATGATCGATCGCATTCTTGAATTCTCCATGCGCCAGCGCGGGGTTGTGCTTCTGCTGACCTGCGCCTTGTTTGCCGGTGGCCTCTGGTCGGCCTTTCAGCTGCCTATTGACGCCGTGCCGGACCTGACCGGGGTCCAAGTCCAAATCAACACCGAGGTTCCCGTCATGGCCCCCGAGGAATCGGAAAAAGCCGTTACCCGGGCCATCGAGCTGGAGATGCAGGGTCTGCCCGGCGTGAGCGACATGCGGTCGCTCACCAAATTCGGCTTATCGCAGGTGACTCTGACCTTCGATGAAGGCACTGATATTTATCGGGCTCGCCAGTTGGTCGGGGAACGCTTGACCTCGGTGGTGGACTCTCTTCCGGAGGGCGTGGCACCGCAGCTGGCTCCCATCAGCACCGGCTTGGGAGAGATCTTCTATTACACCCTGCATTGGAAGTCCGATGCCTCGGCCCGGCCGGCAGACGAGCAACAGGCACTCATGGAACTTTATGATGCGCAGGAATACGTCGTGAAGCCCCTCCTGCGTCAGGTTGCGGGGGTGGCTGAGATCAACTCGAACGGAGGTCACCAGCGTCAGGTGCTCGTGGAGCCTGATCTAGCCGCGCTGAGCAATGCCGGAATGACCGTCTCCGATCTGGCGGATGTCATCCGCGGCAATGTTGAGAATGCGGGCGGCGGGATCGTGAGCAAGAACGGCAAGCAATTAACCATTCGCGCGGTGGGACGGGTGGGCTCTCCGGAGGAGATCGCAGAGCTTCCGGTGAAGTTCGGAGCTGCCATCACGCCGCTCCGGGTCAAGGATCTGGCGCGGGTGGCAGTCGGGGCGAAGTATCGCACGGGGGCGGCGACGATGGACGGCCAGGAGGTGGTGCTGGGCACGGTGATGATGCTCTCCGGACGGAACGCCCGAGTGGTATGTCAGGACGTGCTGCCACGGCTTGAGGGCGTTCGCGAGAAGTTGCCGAGCGGCATGGAATTGACCACCGTGTACGATCGGTCAGAGTTGGTGGACCGGACCATCGACACGGTAAAGCGAAACCTGTTTGAGGGCGCCGTTCTCGTCGTGGTCGTGCTGATGGCTCTTCTCGGGAACTGGCGCGCTGCTCTGATTGTGGCGCTGGCCATCCCGCTTTCCTTTCTTTTCGCCATCTCGGGCATGGTTCGGTACGAGATCTCGGGAAACCTGATGAGTCTCGGTGCCGTCGATTTTGGTCTGATCATCGACGGTGCGGTGGTGATGGTGGAGAACATTGTTCGCCAGCTGGCCCATCGACAGAAACATCTGGGTCGTGTGCTCACCGCGGAGGAACGATCCCATACCGTTCTAAGCGCGAGCAAGCAAGTGGCCAATCCCATGTTTTTCGGAGTGCTGATCATCACATTGGTGTACGTTCCTATATTGGCCTTGACTGGAATTGAGGGGAAAATGTTCCGCCCAATGGCTCTGACCGTGATGTTGGCGCTGGGCGGCGCGCTACTTCTGGCGCTCAGTCTTATGCCGGTGCTCTGCAGCTATGTGTTGGTCGGGAGGGTGGAAGAAAAAGAAAACATTCTGATGCGCCTGGCACGGTCCGCCTATCGGACGAGCCTGGTTCACGCCCTGCGCCTGCGTTGGTTGACGGTGGGTGGGGCGATGGCATTGTTCGCGGGCGCGATCCTCCTGTATGGGAGATTGGGTGCGGAGTTTGTGCCCAAGCTGGACGAAGGCGCCATCACGGCGATGGTCTATCGCGAGGTGGGAATGAGTTTGGAGGAATCCTTGGCACGGGAGCTGAAGGTGGAGCGGATTATTCTCGAGCAATTTCCCGAAGTGACTCGGGTTTTTTCTCGGATCGGCACCAGCGAAGTGGCGACGGACCCGATGGCCCCCAATGAGAATGATCTCTACGTTTTCTATCGACCGCTACGGGAATGGTCTCGCCAACAGGGCCGGCCGCAAAACAAGCGGGAACTCTGCGAGATGATCGAGAAGGCAGTAAACGCCCAGGTGCCCGGACACGAGTTTGAGTTTGCTCAACCCATCGAGATGCGATTCAACGAGATGCTGGAGGGAAGCAAGGCGGAGCTGTCGATGAAGATCTACGGGGCTGACTACGACGTTCTGGAGCGCTTGGCGGAGCAGTCCAAAGCGATTATCGGGGCTGTGCCGGGTGGTGAGGCGACCTTGGAGGTGAACGGGCGCAACTCCACCTTGGTGCTCAACGTGAGACGGGGCGAGCTCGCGCGAAGAAACCTAGCATCCTCGGAGGTGAATCGCGCGGTCTCGGTTGCGCTCGGGGGGGAGACAGTGGGAACCATGATCGAAGGGAATCGACGCCGCGACATTGTGGTTCGCCTTCCCGATGACCAGCGATCCGACATCGACAAGATTCGTGCGGTCCCCGTGCGTGTGGGCGAGTATGGGTTGGTACCCCTGGGAAAAATCGTGGAGGTGACAACCGTCAAAACCGTGGAACCCATCGGTCACGAGAACGCCCAGCGTCGGGTGGCACTCATGGTCAACGTGAAGGGTCGTGACATGGAGGGCTTCGTGCACGAATGCGTGGCTCGCATCAAGGAGCAGGTTCAGTTTCCCGGTGGATACACTTTCGAGTTTGGAGGTCAGTTCGAGAACCTTCAGAAGGCCCGTGCCCGACTTTTAGTCGTGGTGCCCGCCGCACTTGTGCTGATCCTGGTGCTGATCTTTGCCGCGTTTCGCAGCCTGCGGCAGACCTTTTTGATCGCCACGGGAATCCCCCTGGCTTTGACCGGCGGGATTGTGGCGCTCTGGCTGCGGGGCATGCCCTTCAGCATCACTGCCGCCGTGGGGTTTATCGCGCTCAGCGGCGTGGCGGTGCTCAATGGCTTGGTGATGATCACCTACTTCAATCAGCTTCGGGAAGAGGGCCTCGAGCTGCTGGAGGCCGTCATGGAGGGGGCCCTGACGCGGCTGCGGCCCGTCATCATGACTGCCGCTGTGGCGGCGCTGGGATTCGTTCCGATGGCAATTGCCACCGGGGCTGGCGCGGAGGTTCAGCGTCCGCTTGCGACAGTGGTGATCGGAGGGATTTTGAGTTCGACGTTTCTCACCTTGGTCCTCCTGCCAGTGCTCTACGCCTGGTTTGAGAGGCGGCCCGACTCCGACGCGGACGCGTCCGAAGCCTCGAGGTTGCGTCGATCCCCCCCTCGGGAGCGACGGCCAAGCTTCCAGGCTGTCACTCCGTCAAGTTCTGCGGGCACCCGTGCCGACTCGGCGGCCGAAGGATTGGTTGAGTGA
- a CDS encoding TolC family protein, whose product MMKSILTPLVLIAIAASLAAGASTNALPPSPSSLVELALKQNPELRFYEAEVGAARSMKRTAGRLAPPEVTGSLGQKQAHERGGRFTGEGVAWSVGVSQAFEWPGRLGLRKAIANQDVALAELGLARFRNALAARVRGEAHALAASQEKARVAREVADRYRALREVLVQRDPSGVTPQLELRILEATEVSLRRRATESGLSAEDARLTLNRLLGRPLEEELTVVLSDTPRPAAPRLSDLLAAAQTNNFELRLREVELEQQGFRLELARNERWPSVRLGPEFSEETAGGKDRMIGVGISFPLPLWRNNSSNIGAARAREIQAETLLDLARRDVERRVISASRAYGARLDEIAQWRPDSVQHFAQAAELADRHYRMAAVPATTYVELQKQYLEAVESLLDTRREFSAAAAELEELTGVSLLGLR is encoded by the coding sequence ATGATGAAGTCCATTTTGACCCCACTTGTTTTGATTGCTATCGCGGCCAGCCTGGCCGCCGGAGCCTCCACCAATGCCCTGCCACCCTCACCCAGCTCGCTCGTGGAGTTGGCGTTGAAGCAGAATCCTGAACTTCGGTTTTACGAAGCCGAGGTAGGTGCGGCGCGATCGATGAAGCGAACGGCGGGCCGGCTGGCGCCGCCGGAGGTGACCGGCAGCCTGGGACAGAAGCAGGCGCACGAGCGAGGTGGACGATTCACGGGGGAGGGGGTCGCTTGGAGCGTGGGGGTTAGCCAAGCGTTTGAGTGGCCCGGACGTCTCGGGCTGAGGAAAGCGATTGCGAACCAGGATGTGGCCCTGGCGGAGCTTGGGTTGGCTCGGTTTCGCAACGCCTTGGCGGCGCGGGTACGGGGTGAAGCCCATGCGTTGGCCGCCTCGCAGGAGAAGGCGCGAGTGGCTCGGGAGGTTGCCGACCGCTACCGAGCCCTTAGGGAGGTGTTGGTTCAACGTGATCCGTCGGGAGTTACTCCTCAGCTTGAGTTGCGGATTCTGGAGGCGACCGAGGTCAGCCTTCGACGGCGGGCCACCGAGTCCGGCTTGAGCGCGGAGGATGCCCGCCTGACCTTGAATCGCTTGTTGGGTCGCCCGTTGGAGGAGGAACTCACCGTGGTTTTGTCGGACACTCCGCGTCCAGCGGCACCGCGGCTCTCTGACCTTTTGGCCGCCGCTCAGACCAATAACTTCGAGTTGCGGCTCCGCGAGGTGGAGTTGGAGCAGCAAGGTTTTCGTCTGGAGCTGGCTCGCAATGAGCGTTGGCCCTCGGTTCGGCTGGGTCCGGAGTTCAGCGAGGAAACCGCGGGAGGGAAGGACCGCATGATCGGGGTGGGGATCTCCTTTCCGCTTCCCCTGTGGAGAAACAACAGCTCGAACATCGGGGCCGCGCGGGCCCGCGAAATTCAGGCTGAGACGCTGCTGGATCTGGCGCGTCGCGATGTGGAAAGACGGGTCATCTCCGCCAGCCGCGCCTATGGGGCACGATTGGATGAAATAGCGCAGTGGCGCCCCGATTCCGTCCAGCACTTCGCCCAGGCGGCGGAACTGGCCGATCGCCACTATCGCATGGCGGCCGTTCCGGCCACCACCTATGTCGAGCTGCAAAAGCAGTATCTCGAAGCCGTGGAAAGTCTGCTGGACACCCGGCGTGAGTTTAGCGCCGCGGCGGCCGAACTTGAGGAGCTTACGGGAGTGAGCTTGCTGGGGCTTCGCTGA